TTCTGATATGGCTTTCAATTCCTACAGGTTGTAGCAGTGGGAGAATGTGGTCTGGATTATGATCGACTTCACTTTTGTCCATCGGATGTACAGAAGAAGTATACTCTCACATAAACACATCGAATAATGATAGTTATTCACATATTTTTCTGAGCAATTTTATACTGTTTAGGTACTTCAAGAAGCAATTTGAATTGGCTGAAGCAGTAAAATTGCCAATGTTTCTTCACATGCGGGCTGCTGGTGAAGACTTCTGTGAGATTGTGTCAGAAAATCTGTATAGGTAATACTCAATCTGTATACCAATACTATATAGGCAAGGAGCCAAGGACTACTGAGGAGTACTGCTTTGTACTCCTCCAGTGTTCTAGATCAGCACAATTAAAGAAGCTGACAATAAGATTTAGTTACGTTTCTTTATGTCTCACTTTCTGAAAATCACTTTGACGTATTTGCATATTTTCAAGTCTGAGAACCATATTTCTCCATCGCAGATTCCCTGGGGGTGTTACACACTCCTTCACTGGAACTGCAGAGGACCGTGATAAGCTTCTTTCCTTTGAAAAGATGTTTATAGGTCATCTCCTTCCCACCCCTTGATGTTACAAATTTGCATGTGCTGCACCTTGATAATTATAGAACTCAGAGTACCACAACACTTCCATTTGTAGTCAAAATTCATTTCAGTTTCTGCCGCAAGTTCGTTCTTTTTTGGTGAAGACCTCCATTTGGGCAATTAGATGTGAATACAAATATTAGTAGCAATTAAAACGTCTCATTCCATTATAATTCAGTTATGTCAGGTAAACCATACTGACTTAATGTACAATGCAGGTATTAATGGATGCTCTCTGAAGACTAGTGAAAATCTTGAGGTTCTACAAGGTATTCCTGCAGAGAGGATGATGATAGAGACAGACTCTCCATACTGTGATATTAAAAATACTCATGCTGGAATCAAGTTCGTGAAGTCTGTCTGGCCAtccaagaagaaagaaaagtacGAGCCGGATTCTACAGTAAAAGGTCGCAATGAGCCCTGCTTAGTCAGGTAATTCAACACAATTATGCATAAACTCTAATAAGGTTATTGTTCAGTAAGTATTTGACTGGCCTGCAATGCATGAACACCTGAAGTTATTATTTGCTTTTCATGCTCCTTTTACTTGGTTCTTCTGAGGAAACACAGTAGAAGTAATGCTCATCATTCTGAGAACATTAAACTATTTTGTTATTACCACATGCTTGTTGAAATGTCTTACTTGACTAACAAAATACTGACCATTGGCAGTTCAATATGATGTTTTGCAGATATTTATTTGGTTAGCATTTTCCATAGATGCAGAATCATTTGCCCAGATTTTAAATCAATTTAAATTCTTATCATAATCAATCATGAATCTTTCGATGGAACGGAAATTGATTTCATcaaccttttcttttgtttatacTTTACACTTGCGCCTAACTTTTTCCTCCAAGAAAATTAATAACTGAAGATACATCAATCCCAGGCAAGTTCTTGAGGTTGTAGCTGGATGCAAAGGAATTGCTGACATTGAAGGCTTAAGTAAAACTCTGTACCACAACACGTGCAGGTAAGCTGTCCGTGCGTCATGCCTTGCTGTCTGGTCTAAGTACTCATCTAATGCAGTCAATTTCTCTAAATTTTACTAGTAATTTTGTCCTTGATGCTACAGCTCTGCATGTCTCCAATTTTCATCAGATCATGTTATTGAGCTCAATCTTTCATTTCTCTACCTTGCAGGCTCTTCTTCCCTCAGGACCTGGATGCTTCTGCTGATGCACAGCTTGAGAGTGGTGCGTTTATTCAAAATAGCTGATGGGACATGACAGAGCGTTTGTTACTTTGATATTCACTTAACGATGTttgctacctttttttttttttttgcttggttAAAGATCTTGTACTTCGACAATTGCCAAATTGGCTTGCTATGAGAGTGTCGTTCATGTTCTACAAATGTTAATAAGGAAGTGAATCTCCACTACATCTACTATAACAGTCACATTGGATTACTCAAGTTTAGTTATATTCTAGAAGTAACGGTTTTCTAAAAAGTAGAAACAAATTGAAGAAAAGTAGAAACGAAGTATCACCCCAATTTATTCAAGTAATAGGTACACCTTAATGAATCCAATATTTTACTTCATATTACACAGAGAACATATTAACTGAATAAATATAGGAAGCAAAACAGTTGCACTTTAGATTTCTGCACAATATATTACAGCAATAACTGAAACTCGGAGCACCTCTATGTCTAATAATATTCTATTGGCTATGGCTCATATCCCATTTTAGCATCTCTTGtgtcaaaattttcaattggACAAGTACAATTTAGATTGGAATGCCGAATGGCAGAATAAGTAAATCAGTGCAACCATCAATTAGATACTAATAACTGGCAGCTGTCTGCAAGTTGCTCTCTTCCGTTTCAGCTTCAGAAGGTTCTGAGGTAATGCTCTGCTCTGTCTCTGCATCAGATGATTCTGAAGCAGTTTCTTCCTCCTGTGACTGCACTGTGCTAGGAGAACCAGCTGTTGGGTTCTGTTCCGCCATACTGAGCCTCAGTGGCCTTCCTTCCAGTTCCTGCAGATCATATACAATCATGTTAGCCACTGATTTGTAAATGAAGCTTCCAATCATGCTAGAACATGATTTTGAATTTAGCAAACATAAGAGTTTTGCATAGTGTATGATTATTATCTATCCATGGGATAAAGAAGCAACAAAGAAATTATCAGTGTGACCATCATTTGAGCACAAAATACTATCACAAATCAAACCTTAGTAACCTTGTTGCTGCATTCCATAATGGAAGCTAAAGTGCTAACATTTGCACCCCAGTAGTTCACTTATGCTATTAAATCAGTTGGCATCAGCTAATTCAGGTCCATCAAGAAGAAAGATTTAGATAGTTGAGAACTTTAGACAACACATACCACTCCATCCAATGCCTCCAATGCAGCCTGTGCATCCTCTGCAGTCCTGAAGGAGACGAATCCGAAACCCCTGGACCGACCGGAGTCGCGCTCGAAGATGACCCTAGCATCAAGCAAGCCGGGCTGCCCCTCGAACGCCGCCCTCAGAGCATCGGCACGCACACCCCACCCCAGGTTCCCGGCATAGATCTTGAATGTGCCGTCATCGCGCCTGTTCTCCCTTGTGGCCGCCGCCGATCCCaccgccctctcccctccccgcggCACCTCCGGGTAGTTCACCCTTGCAGTCCTCCCTCCAAGCAGCTACACATAAGGCACACAGCCACAATGCCACAAAATTGACCAGATTTCATAACTTCATTTACTCCAATAGCTCAATTTCAGTGAAATGGAGCAGAATTGCTTTGAATTGGTGTGTGAAAAAAACTCACGGCCCCATTGAACATCTGGATGGCGGTGGCAGCCTCCTCGGCGGTGGCCATGGTGACGAAGGCGAAGCCGCGGCTCCGGTCGGTGACCTTGTCATAGATTATCTGCACCAGTATGAGATCCACCATCAGATTCAGACCAAGATATAACTCAGAAAATGGGGGAAAATTTTTGAGGGTTTTGATTGGTTGGTCATGGAAACCTGGACGTTGTCGACCCTGCCGGCCTCGGAGAAGGTCTGGGAGATCTCGCCGGAGGTCATGGTGTAGGGGAGGTTGCCGACGAAGAGGCGGCCGGGCTCTTGCCCGAGCGCCGGCCGGCTTCTCGGCGGGTAGTATCCGcgaggcgccgccaccgccgccgcctcctcctcctccccatcttcctcttcctcctccacgtactcctccccctcttcttcctcctcgttgGCGTACTCCTCCTCTTCCGAAGAGAACtctccaccggcggcggcgaggggaagcAGAATGCGGCGGCGATGACCGGAGGCGACGAAGAGGTTGAGGACGCCGACGCGGTGGCGGTGAAGGCCCTGGAGCCGTAGGTGAGCGGGAGGCAGTGGCACACGCTCGGtgagggccgcggcggcggggtgtaGCAGCGAGCGGAACGcgacggcggccatggccgtggaggaggagaagatggcGGGAGAAGCGAGGAGTGGAGCAGCGGTGGTGGCG
The window above is part of the Oryza sativa Japonica Group chromosome 7, ASM3414082v1 genome. Proteins encoded here:
- the LOC4342437 gene encoding uncharacterized protein codes for the protein MASTGVKLIDIAVNFTDGMFRGIYHGKQCHAADIPAVLARAWAAGVDRIIVTGGSLKESREALEIAETDGRLFCTVGVHPTRCGEFEESGDPEGHFQALLALAKEGIAKGKVVAVGECGLDYDRLHFCPSDVQKKYFKKQFELAEAVKLPMFLHMRAAGEDFCEIVSENLYRFPGGVTHSFTGTAEDRDKLLSFEKMFIGINGCSLKTSENLEVLQGIPAERMMIETDSPYCDIKNTHAGIKFVKSVWPSKKKEKYEPDSTVKGRNEPCLVRQVLEVVAGCKGIADIEGLSKTLYHNTCRLFFPQDLDASADAQLESGAFIQNS
- the LOC4342438 gene encoding RNA-binding protein CP33, chloroplastic — translated: MAAVAFRSLLHPAAAALTERVPLPPAHLRLQGLHRHRVGVLNLFVASGHRRRILLPLAAAGGEFSSEEEEYANEEEEEGEEYVEEEEEDGEEEEAAAVAAPRGYYPPRSRPALGQEPGRLFVGNLPYTMTSGEISQTFSEAGRVDNVQIIYDKVTDRSRGFAFVTMATAEEAATAIQMFNGALLGGRTARVNYPEVPRGGERAVGSAAATRENRRDDGTFKIYAGNLGWGVRADALRAAFEGQPGLLDARVIFERDSGRSRGFGFVSFRTAEDAQAALEALDGVELEGRPLRLSMAEQNPTAGSPSTVQSQEEETASESSDAETEQSITSEPSEAETEESNLQTAASY